CGGGCGGCGAGATGGACGACGTCGCCTTCTGCCGGGGGCTTTTGGAGAAAACGGGCGTCATCCTCACCCCGGGCTCGGCCTTCGGCGAAGTGGGTCGGGGCCGCGTCCGGCTCTCGCTCACGCAGCCCAAGCCGCTGCTGGAGCGCGCCCTGGTCTTGATCGAGAAGTATCTCCGGAAACGATGCGCGTGATAACGAGACAGGCCCTCGTCGCCCTGGGGTCCAACTCCGGCGACCGGCTCTCCAACCTGACCGAGGGCCTGGCCCGGCTCGCGGAAGATGGGGGAGTGAAGGTCGTCAAGGTCTCCGGCGTCTACGAGACCGAGGCCCAGGGCAAGGCCACCGGGGAAGCGTTCTACAACGCGGCGGCGCTCGTGGAGACCGCCCTCGACCCCGTGGATCTCATCGCGCTTCTGGGGCGGATTGAGCGCATGTTCGGCCGCGACGAGGACCGCGGGCGGGAAGACGGCGGACGGCGGCTGGACCTGGACCTCATCTACCTGGGAGACCTGCTCTACGACCGGGACGGTATCGTCGTGCCGCACCCGCGCCGGCGGTGGAGAAACTTCGTCCTAGCGCCGGTGAGCGAGATAGCGCCGGGGTTCGTGGACCCCGAGGACGGGCTGACCGTGGCCGAGCTGTGGGTGAATCTGAAACGAACCGGCGCCCGTGAGCCCGAAAGAGTGGCGGAGTTCGAACGATTTCGCTAACCCGAGGGGGAGACGATGGGAACGGAGCAGTCCATCGAGCGGATGACGGCCGCCCAGATTTCCGCGAAGAAGGCCGAGGGGGCCAAAATCGTCTGCCTGACGGCCTACGACTATTCGAGCGCCCTGGTCTGCGACGAGGCGGAGGTTGACCTCGTCCTCGTGGGCGACAGCCTGGGCAACGTCATCCACGGCGAGCCGACCACCCTCCGGGTGACCATGGACGACATGCTCTACCACACCCGGATAGTTGACCGGGCCCTGAAGCGGGCCATGCTCGTGGGCGACATGCCCTTCCTGTCGTTCTCCCTGGGTGAGATCGAGGCGGTCCGGAACGCCGGCGAATTCGTCGCCTGCGGGGCGCAGGGGGTAAAAATCGAGTGGCAGCCGGGCATCGAGCGCGTGGTCGGGGCGATTTCCGACGCCGGCATCCCGGTGATGGGCCACCTGGGGCTGACCCCCCAGGCGATTCACCGCATCGGCGGGTTCCGGGTGCAGGGGCGCGACGAGGCCCAGGCCGAGCTGATG
The bacterium DNA segment above includes these coding regions:
- the panB gene encoding 3-methyl-2-oxobutanoate hydroxymethyltransferase, encoding MGTEQSIERMTAAQISAKKAEGAKIVCLTAYDYSSALVCDEAEVDLVLVGDSLGNVIHGEPTTLRVTMDDMLYHTRIVDRALKRAMLVGDMPFLSFSLGEIEAVRNAGEFVACGAQGVKIEWQPGIERVVGAISDAGIPVMGHLGLTPQAIHRIGGFRVQGRDEAQAELMLREAKKIERAGAFAIVLELIPTELARRITEAVKIPTIGIGAGPHTDGQILVFHDMLHLLPGKKLKHVKRYLDGFEVMKKAVGEYSVEVRGGRFPGEEHGFS
- the folK gene encoding 2-amino-4-hydroxy-6-hydroxymethyldihydropteridine diphosphokinase; its protein translation is MRVITRQALVALGSNSGDRLSNLTEGLARLAEDGGVKVVKVSGVYETEAQGKATGEAFYNAAALVETALDPVDLIALLGRIERMFGRDEDRGREDGGRRLDLDLIYLGDLLYDRDGIVVPHPRRRWRNFVLAPVSEIAPGFVDPEDGLTVAELWVNLKRTGAREPERVAEFERFR
- a CDS encoding aminotransferase class I/II-fold pyridoxal phosphate-dependent enzyme, giving the protein VFYQAGIFAPSLAASVVALNDGDPAVAAAVAVYADRRERVSALLDGMGWRHEKPGGATYFWLKIPGGEMDDVAFCRGLLEKTGVILTPGSAFGEVGRGRVRLSLTQPKPLLERALVLIEKYLRKRCA